Below is a genomic region from Spirosoma radiotolerans.
CTCCTTGATGACCGCTATTTCAAGGAGCAGATCAAGCAATGGACAGGTCGTTACCAACCATATCGACAGGGCACCTTACTGGCGGGCTACGAATTTTGGCAGGGCCATTTTTCGTTTACGGCCCACATGGGCTGGAATGTAGCTCGCCCACTTTGGTACAAGCCAGCTACGTATCAAAAATATGGCCTACTGTATAGGTTTAGCAATGGATTTACGGGCGGGGTAGCCGTAAAAGCCTATGGCGATAATACCAAAAACTTTCAGGCTGTTGCCGGTATGACGTTTTAAGCAACTGATTTTTACTCGAGATTATAGGACTGCTGAAACCCTATTCAATGTCTAAACCTTATTTGAAAATAGCCAGTCGATTAGTTAACATTTTTATAATATAATTTACTAATTCAATATAATTAACAATATATGGATACTAATTATTATCTTTAAAAATACTATAATGCACCCTTAGTTTGTATATACCCCATCTGACCAACGTTGGACTAATTTGCTCGAACCAGCTTATTTGATCAGAAACACGGTCTGGGAGTTACGCAATCCTTTGATTCAATGCTTAATAAACTACTCTTTTCTCTCTTCTTTTCCCTCTGCCTAGTTTCGGCTCACCAACTAGTTGGACAAGCCATTCCCGACACGGTAACCGCACAGCAAAGCATCCTGGCTGAAGTAGGTGGATTCGGGTCCTCAGCCGCCCAAACCCCCTTCTGGTTCCGCTCACGACAGTATGGAACGGTCCCGTTAAACGGCTCCGCGGGTATTCTGCGCCTTGGGGTGACGAGGCAATTCGGCGATTTGCAGAACAAGCGTCAACTACACGCAAAAGTGTCGATTGAAGGCGTCGCGAATGTCGGCTCCAGTTCGCAACTCATTTTACCGGTGGCGTATGCGAGTTTATTTACAAAGAATTTTGAAGTATACGCCGGTCGTCGGCGGGAAGTATTTGGCCTCGTTGATACCTTGCTTTCATCGGGCTCCTATGCCTGGTCTGGCAATGCCCTTCCGCTCTATAAAATTCAGTTTGGTACGCGTGGTTATGTTCCACTGGGGTTCACAAAGGGCGTTGTCGCAGTAAACGGCATGTACGCCCACGGCTGGTTCAGCAATACCGATTCCATCCAGAACTCGTTTCTGCACCAGAAGGCCCTGTTTGTACGAATCAATCTTTTTCACAATCGGGTGCGGCTGTACGGGGGAATGACCCATGTAGCGCAGTGGGGCGGCTCATCGACTATTTTTAAGGACGGGATAACAGTGAACGGAAAAATTCCGAGCTCACTGTCCACCTACAAAGATATTATCCTGGTCAGGCAGCCTCCCAATGACCCAACGCAGTATAGCAATTTTGACTTAATCAATCAGGCGGGTAACCACCTGGGCTCCATTGATGTAGCCCTCGAAGTGGATACGGATCAGGCCAACTGGTATCTATATTATCAGCATCCTTTCGAAGATAAGTCGGGCGTCGCCTTCCAGAATTTACCCGATGGCTTGTATGGTGTTCGCTGGAAAAACAAACGAAACGACGCTCACACGGGCTTCCGCCTTACCCAGGTCACAGCCGAATTCCTGACCACTATGAATCAGACTAACTTCAATTTTGAGATTGGTAGCCGTCTGTATAATGGAGCTGATGATTACTTCAACAACTACCAGTACGTTGATGGCTGGACGCACCGCCAGCACGTTATTGGAACGCCTTTTCTAACCCGCTGGCAGGATTCGCGCGCGGATTTGCACGATCTGAAAGGAGGGTTTAAGAACCACGGGCTTATGGCTATCAGCAATAACCGCGTCGAGGTTAGCCATCTTGGCTTGCTGGGTCAATGGCCTTCCGGCGCGCAGCTACGCGCCCTGCTCTCCTTTAGCCGAAATTTTGGACGACCGATTACAAGTGATCCACGAGCGCCTTTTTCCCAATTCTCGGGCATGGCTCAACTGTCTTTACCTGTAAACTGGCTGGGCGGCTCTCAACTCAACCTGGCGCTGGCTCTCGACCAGGGTCAATGGCTGACCAACAACGTGGGTGGCTGGCTGAGTCTGCGAAAAGTTATTCAGAGACGATAAGAACGACTATACCTCATCCGAATGGTTCCTCATCCAACAGCCCCCCAGGCGTATGCCTGGTCTAAACCCCAATGGACACTGCTCATCAGCACTGGTCTGCTCCTTGTGCTGGTGTCGCATCTGGGATTTATGCCGCTCGATACAGGCGACGAAGCCCGGCGAGCCCTGGTTTCTCTGGAAATGATGCTCTCCGGAGATTACATTACCCCTACCCTGCATGGCGAACGCTATTTCAATAAGCCGCCGTTGTACAACTGGCTGATTATTGGCTCCTACCGCCTGTTTGGCAATTATTCGTCGTTTGCCCTTCGGTTTCCTATGCTTGTTTCGCTGGTACTGCTAGGGGTAACGATGTTTACTTTTGTCCGCAAATACAGCAGTCCAACGGTTGCCTGGGCCGCGACCCTCATGACGCTGACGAATGGCCGGGTACTGCTCTATGACTCCATGTTGGGCCTCATCGAGATCACGTTCTCGCTGGCCACCTATACGGCCATGATGCTGGTCTATTATTACGATCGGAAGCGTAACTACTGGCTGCTCTACCTCACAACCTATGCCCTTACGGCCATTGCCTTTTTGCTCAAAGGATTACCGCCACTCGCGTTTCAGGCGTTGACGCTGCTGGGCTGGTTTATTTACACGCGTCGATTTAAACTGCTTTTCCACCCGGCCCACTTCGTCGGGATTGGCGTCTTTCTCCTGATTACGGGGAGTTATTACCTGGCTTATTTCAGCCGAAACGCCATTCCGTTTCAGGATGTAGCGGGTGTTTTACTGACCGAAAGCACCAAACGAACCGGACTTGCTTTTGGCTGGGGACCAACGCTCCTGCATCTGCTTACGTTTCCATTTGAGTTCATTTACCACTTCGCGCCATACACCTTGCTGCTGGTTCTGTTCATCCGGCGGGGTGTCTGGACAATCTTGACAAAAAATCCCTTCATTGTCTTTAACACGTTGACTTTCAGCCTAACGGTGCTCATCTATTGGTCATCGCCACAGGCGTATGGCCGCTACCTGATCGGGTTAGTGCCTCTCTTCTTTACAGTTCTGGCTTACTTATACCACAAACATTCCAGCCCGGCTGATCGGGGGCGCTGGTGGGTGGAGCGGGTCTGGCTGATTCTGACCATCGTGCTGGCGATTGGTGCCTGGACGGCTGTTTTTTACCCAACCACACGTGTTCTACCCGCTGCCTTCTGGAAAACAGCCTTTCTGTCGGGACTGCTCGCCGGTTTAGCCTGGCTCATGAGCCGCCCGTCGGCCAACCGACTTGGGCTGTTGATCGCAGTTCTTGTGGTTGTTCGGCTGGGCTTCAACTGGCTGGTACTGCCGGGTCGGGCCACGAAACGCCAGTTTTATCAGGATAGTGCCACGCAGGCCGCTCTCCTGACGCTCGGACGGCCGCTATATGGCTACAAAACAACCGTGGGCGATGGTCCGGCTACCGACGTCAGCTCCTTTCACATCACCGCGACTAGGGGCGAGATCCTGCGCAGAACCAGCAAGAAAATACCGGGGGCTCTTTACATCGGCGATTCGCTCACCCTAGCCAGGGAGCGTTATAGGCCGGTTGGTAAACTGGTGCTGTTCGACCGGCACCCAGCGTCTATTGTTCAATTTGAGTAAACCATTCTCACGATGACAATCCTGATCACGGGCGGGGCAGGCTTTATTGGCCATACGCTGACCAACTATTTGCTGAACCAGGGGCATACGGTGCTGCTGGTGGACAATTTTAATGATAGCTACGATCCGGCTATTAAATGGCAGCATATCGAATCCCTCAGGCATTTGCCCAACTGGTCGCTGCTTCAGGGCGATATTCGCGACAAGCGATTCATGCGCCAAGTTTTTCAGGCGAACGCCATCGACGGGGTCATTCACCTGGCAGGATTAGCGGGCGTACGGGCTTCGTTGCAAAACCCGGCCGCCTATTTCGACCATAACGTAAACGGTACCGCGGTGCTTCTGGACACCATGCGCAACGCGGGCGTGAAGCGGCTGGTCTTTGCGTCGTCCTCATCGGTTTACGGGGTTCGGGCAGGGGGAACATTTCAGGAAACCGATTCAGCAGAAGACTCAGTGTCACCCTATGCGCTATCCAAACGGGCCGCCGAGCGATTGTGCCAGCAGCACCATCGGCTATACGGCCTGAATGTGTTTTGCCTGCGCTTTTTTACCGTGTACGGCCCCCAGCAACGGCCCGATATGGCCATTTCCCGCTTTATCCATCAACTCCATTCAGGTCAGCCCATTTGCCTCTTCGGAGACGGACGTAGCCAGCGCGATTACACATACGTCGATGATATTGTGCTGGGTATCAGCCGGGCCATAGAACGGGTAAAAGGCTTTGAACTTATCAATCTGGGCAGTGCAAATCCGGTTACGCTACTCGAACTGATCGCCCTGCTTGAACAGCAAACCAAACGGCGCGTTCCGCTCAACTGGTTCACGGACCAGCCGGGTGATGTGCCTTATACGCACGCTGACATCCGGAAAGCCCGCCAGCTATTGGATTATCAACCGACCACCGATCTGGCAGAAGGCCTGCGCCGAATGGTCATCAGCTACCAGCAAAACCATGTCTACCTACCAGCCCTTGATTAACCAGCCGATTACGGACCATCCGTATGTATCGGTCGTTGTGTGTGCGTATAACGAAGCGGGCAATAGCAAACCCCTCGTTGCCCAGATAACAGCAGCGCTACAAACGCTCGATTATGAGATCATCTACGTCAACGATGGGTCTACAGATACGACGCTGGCCGAGCTCTTAGCGATTCAACACGAGCGGCTGACGATCCTGGACCTTCAGAAAAACTACGGCCAGAGTGCGGCTCTGGCAGCCGGCATCAGCGCGGCCAGGGGCCAGTTCATTGCGACGATGGATGGCGATCAGCAAAATGATCCGCTCGACATCATCCCGATGCTTCAAGTGGCGGAAGAACGCGATGTGGACCTGGTGGTTGGCCATCGGCACAACCGACAGGACAACGCCTGGCTACGTCGCTTACCCAGCCGGCTGGCCAATAGCCTTATCCGGCGAGCCGTTGGACTACCCATCAGCGACAACGGCTGCGCGCTCAAGATCTTCCGGGCTGACTTTGCCAAACGGATCGGCTTATACGGCGAACTTCACCGGTTTATAGCCATCCTGGCCCACTTTGATGGGGCACGGATTGTGCAGGTTCCCGTGCGCCATCATCCCCGCCGGATCGGTCAGTCCAAATATGGATTAGGCCGTACGGGTCGGGTTTTGAGCGACCTGCTGTTGCTGGTATTCCTCAAACGCTACCTCAACAAACCCATGCACCTGTTTGGCGGCCTTGGCCTTTCTCTGCTGGTCAGTGGCCTATGTCTGGCGATGCGTTTTTTGTGGGTTACTGACGCAAACGTGAATGGGCTTGACCGGTTTGCGGTCGGCATTGTCTGGTTACTGGCTGGCCTGCAATTCCTTGCATTTGGCCTTGTTCTTGATCTCCAGATGCGCACTTACCACGAATCGCAGGGTAAGAAGAATTACATCGTTCGGCGCACATACCGTGCGTCAGTGCCAATGGAGTCAGTAGCGTTGTATTGACAATTGATTGATCGTGCGCACCCAGTTAAGTAGTCAAGTTGCACGTTGATAAAGCGGATAACTTTGATAATCAAGCGGCTAAAAGTCCCAGCTTTATCGAGGATTTATACGTGATAAGTTATAAACTCATATATGGCTTCACGAAGGCTATCAGGTTGCTTTTACCTGTCAGAACTACACGGTACCTTATCTACACCTGTTAATCAATACAAATTATACACATAATCCATTTTACAATACTACATGTTACTAAAAATAATAATTTTAAACAAATAGTTATTTTTATAAGCCATTTGCCTATATATTAGCATTGTAAACGGGTGATACACTTGCCATTATCAAGTATCACCCACGCCAGGTATGATAAATGCCTGAACAGAAGCGCTCGGCTCAGCCTGTTATGGCCTCTGTGCTTCTGTCTTATCAACGCCATTTATTCTGTAACCAGATCGGTCTTTTTCAACCTGTCTTTGACATAACTATGACTAAACAGTTCGCCACAACGCCCTTATTCGGCATCTCCTACGCGTCGGTTGACTATACATCGGCGACAGACATTATTATTCAGTACGCCGAGAAACGAACGAGTTTCGGCGTATCAGCGCTGGCCGTTCATGGCTTAATGGAATCGAAGCGCAATGAAACAATTGGCGGACACGTATCCCGGATCAACATGGTGGTTCCAGACGGGAAACCCGTTCAATGGGCGCTGAATGCGTTTAACAAAGCAGCACTGAAGGACCGCGTCTATGGCCCTGACCTCACCCGGCATGTATTAAAAGCAGCAGGTGAAAAGCAACTACGAGTTTATTTGTATGGCAGTACAGCTTCAACACTTGAAAAACTCAGCGAATACATACCCCGTGTGTTTCCGGGCGTAACGATCTGCGGTATTCATGTAGACCGCTTCCGGGATGCAACTCCGGAAGAAAAAGCGGAAGACATCAAGAAAATCAATGCGTCGGGTGCACATATCGTTCTGGTCGGCCGGGGTTGTCCGCGTCAGGAGATTTGGGTATCCCAACATTTGGGCGAAGTTAATGCCGTTATGATGGCCGTTGGAGCAGCTTTCGATTACTTCGTTGGCAACATAAAACGTCCACCGACCTGGATGCAACAGTCTGGTTTAGAATGGCTTTTCCGCTTATCGCAGGAACCGCGTCGGTTGTTCAAACGCTACGCTGTCACAAACTCCCTGTACATTTATTATGTCATGCGCCAGTTTATAATCCAGCGAACATCGCCGGTCAGCGCGCAGGCCTGATTGCCAGATTATCATTCAGTTTGTAGCCCCTTCTGCCTGTATATAGCACTATACAGGCAGAAGGGGCTACGAATTTCCAGCGCTTTGTAGTGGGGTACGCTATAACCAGTTCTCCAGCGAAAAACGAACAAAGGTCGGCGGGATGAAGATATGTTCTTCATCCCGCCGACCTTTGTTCAATACTCTTTTTAAACGCTAAACGGTTTGCTCCAACCGGGCAACCATGCTGTCGTGTATCTGCACCATGGTCTGATTCAGATCATAATTCCAGGTCCAGTCTGGATAATGGTTTTTGAATTTGTTCAAGTTTGAAATATACCAGATGTGATCACCGATGCGGTTTGTTTCTGAGTAAGTATAGTTCATTTTGTTACCCGAAATTTGTTCACAGAGGGCAATCGCTTCCAGCATAGAACAGTTCGCGTGACGTCCGCCACCCGCGTTATATACCTCACCAACCCGTGGATTCTGGTAAAAATGCCAGAACATATTGACCAGGTCGTAGCTATGAATGTTATCGCGAACCTGTTTGCCCTGATAGCCAAAAACAGTGTACTGCGTTCCCGTGATGGCACATTTCATTAGGTATGACAAGAATCCGTGCAGCTGCGCTCCTGAGTGATTTGGGCCTGTCAGGCATCCACCTCTAAACACGCCGGTTTTCATACCGAAATAGCGTCCGTATTCCTGCACCAGGATGTCAGCCGCCACCTTCGAAGCTCCGAACAGCGAATGCTTGGTATGGTCAATACTCATGAATTCATCGATCCCATCCTGAAAGTAAGGGTGGCTTTCATCGATCTCCCAGCGCGTTTCTGTCTCAATCAACGGCAGGTAATTTGGGTTATCGCCATAGACTTTATTCGTTGAGGTAAAGATAAAAACAGCCTCCGGACAATGCTGACGAGTCATTTCCAGCATGTTTAGTGTCCCGTTAGCATTCACGGTAAAATCGGTAAAAGGTTCGCGGGCGGCCCAGTCATGACTAGGTTGAGCAGCTGTATGCACGATCAGTTTAATGTCCGTACCGAATTCCCGAAAGATGGGATCAAGCTGGTTCACCTCCCGTATATCGGCAGGGCGGTGTATATAATTCGTATGAGCCTCCTGCAAGCGGTTCTGATTCCACTCGGTCGATGCATCGGCGCCAAAAAAGTATTGGCGCATATTGTTATCAATGCCAACGACTAAATCAAACTTATCAGCAAAGAAGGCAACAGATTCGCTACCAATC
It encodes:
- a CDS encoding capsule assembly Wzi family protein — encoded protein: MLNKLLFSLFFSLCLVSAHQLVGQAIPDTVTAQQSILAEVGGFGSSAAQTPFWFRSRQYGTVPLNGSAGILRLGVTRQFGDLQNKRQLHAKVSIEGVANVGSSSQLILPVAYASLFTKNFEVYAGRRREVFGLVDTLLSSGSYAWSGNALPLYKIQFGTRGYVPLGFTKGVVAVNGMYAHGWFSNTDSIQNSFLHQKALFVRINLFHNRVRLYGGMTHVAQWGGSSTIFKDGITVNGKIPSSLSTYKDIILVRQPPNDPTQYSNFDLINQAGNHLGSIDVALEVDTDQANWYLYYQHPFEDKSGVAFQNLPDGLYGVRWKNKRNDAHTGFRLTQVTAEFLTTMNQTNFNFEIGSRLYNGADDYFNNYQYVDGWTHRQHVIGTPFLTRWQDSRADLHDLKGGFKNHGLMAISNNRVEVSHLGLLGQWPSGAQLRALLSFSRNFGRPITSDPRAPFSQFSGMAQLSLPVNWLGGSQLNLALALDQGQWLTNNVGGWLSLRKVIQRR
- a CDS encoding ArnT family glycosyltransferase, whose translation is MVPHPTAPQAYAWSKPQWTLLISTGLLLVLVSHLGFMPLDTGDEARRALVSLEMMLSGDYITPTLHGERYFNKPPLYNWLIIGSYRLFGNYSSFALRFPMLVSLVLLGVTMFTFVRKYSSPTVAWAATLMTLTNGRVLLYDSMLGLIEITFSLATYTAMMLVYYYDRKRNYWLLYLTTYALTAIAFLLKGLPPLAFQALTLLGWFIYTRRFKLLFHPAHFVGIGVFLLITGSYYLAYFSRNAIPFQDVAGVLLTESTKRTGLAFGWGPTLLHLLTFPFEFIYHFAPYTLLLVLFIRRGVWTILTKNPFIVFNTLTFSLTVLIYWSSPQAYGRYLIGLVPLFFTVLAYLYHKHSSPADRGRWWVERVWLILTIVLAIGAWTAVFYPTTRVLPAAFWKTAFLSGLLAGLAWLMSRPSANRLGLLIAVLVVVRLGFNWLVLPGRATKRQFYQDSATQAALLTLGRPLYGYKTTVGDGPATDVSSFHITATRGEILRRTSKKIPGALYIGDSLTLARERYRPVGKLVLFDRHPASIVQFE
- a CDS encoding NAD-dependent epimerase/dehydratase family protein, with the protein product MTILITGGAGFIGHTLTNYLLNQGHTVLLVDNFNDSYDPAIKWQHIESLRHLPNWSLLQGDIRDKRFMRQVFQANAIDGVIHLAGLAGVRASLQNPAAYFDHNVNGTAVLLDTMRNAGVKRLVFASSSSVYGVRAGGTFQETDSAEDSVSPYALSKRAAERLCQQHHRLYGLNVFCLRFFTVYGPQQRPDMAISRFIHQLHSGQPICLFGDGRSQRDYTYVDDIVLGISRAIERVKGFELINLGSANPVTLLELIALLEQQTKRRVPLNWFTDQPGDVPYTHADIRKARQLLDYQPTTDLAEGLRRMVISYQQNHVYLPALD
- a CDS encoding glycosyltransferase family 2 protein; translated protein: MSTYQPLINQPITDHPYVSVVVCAYNEAGNSKPLVAQITAALQTLDYEIIYVNDGSTDTTLAELLAIQHERLTILDLQKNYGQSAALAAGISAARGQFIATMDGDQQNDPLDIIPMLQVAEERDVDLVVGHRHNRQDNAWLRRLPSRLANSLIRRAVGLPISDNGCALKIFRADFAKRIGLYGELHRFIAILAHFDGARIVQVPVRHHPRRIGQSKYGLGRTGRVLSDLLLLVFLKRYLNKPMHLFGGLGLSLLVSGLCLAMRFLWVTDANVNGLDRFAVGIVWLLAGLQFLAFGLVLDLQMRTYHESQGKKNYIVRRTYRASVPMESVALY
- a CDS encoding WecB/TagA/CpsF family glycosyltransferase; the encoded protein is MTKQFATTPLFGISYASVDYTSATDIIIQYAEKRTSFGVSALAVHGLMESKRNETIGGHVSRINMVVPDGKPVQWALNAFNKAALKDRVYGPDLTRHVLKAAGEKQLRVYLYGSTASTLEKLSEYIPRVFPGVTICGIHVDRFRDATPEEKAEDIKKINASGAHIVLVGRGCPRQEIWVSQHLGEVNAVMMAVGAAFDYFVGNIKRPPTWMQQSGLEWLFRLSQEPRRLFKRYAVTNSLYIYYVMRQFIIQRTSPVSAQA
- a CDS encoding NAD-dependent epimerase/dehydratase family protein — its product is MRIALITGSAGLIGSESVAFFADKFDLVVGIDNNMRQYFFGADASTEWNQNRLQEAHTNYIHRPADIREVNQLDPIFREFGTDIKLIVHTAAQPSHDWAAREPFTDFTVNANGTLNMLEMTRQHCPEAVFIFTSTNKVYGDNPNYLPLIETETRWEIDESHPYFQDGIDEFMSIDHTKHSLFGASKVAADILVQEYGRYFGMKTGVFRGGCLTGPNHSGAQLHGFLSYLMKCAITGTQYTVFGYQGKQVRDNIHSYDLVNMFWHFYQNPRVGEVYNAGGGRHANCSMLEAIALCEQISGNKMNYTYSETNRIGDHIWYISNLNKFKNHYPDWTWNYDLNQTMVQIHDSMVARLEQTV